The Gammaproteobacteria bacterium genome has a segment encoding these proteins:
- a CDS encoding glucosidase encodes MSNAERRRIDEDARQERDWRRFGPYLAERQWGTVREDYSAAGTCWDYFPHDHARSRVYRWGEDGLLGFTDRECRLCFSVALWNGRDPILKERLFGLTGPQGNHGEDVKELYYYLDATPTFSYFAMLYKYPQGEYPYDRLVRESGRRSRSDPEFEIEDTGVFDESRYFDVHAEFAKASPDDILIRLTCSNRGPDAASLHLLPQVWLRNTWSWGRTGEGYWPRGRIARATPQALAIEHPSLGRFELACAPADSPEWLFTDNETNDELLFGAPAASPFVKDAFHRRVIAGATGAVNPAGEGTKAAAWYRLKIAAGESAVVRLRLGPKAVIESSFDAVFETRRAEADAYHRAHRDAPLTDEERRVVRQADAGLMASKQYYGYAVAEWLDGDPAQPTPPAQRLRGRNTGWRTLQARDLLAMPDKWEYPWFAAWDSAFHCVAMARIDPLFAKEQILLLGLERYMHPNGQMPAYEFAFDDANPPVHAWAAWRVYQLAAERGYGKDRGFLERAFHKCLVNFTWWVNRKDTDEDNLFTGGFLGLDNIGVFDRSRPLPGGGTLEQADATAWMAFYCTTMLAMALELSRENRAYADIAFKFFEHFLAIARAMNELGGSGLWHEGDGFYYDQVRVNGNSIPLEIRSMVGLIPLFAVETLQEEDFSRLPRFRDRLESFLAQNRDLAATIACMHPDSAAQHRLLAIPPRPRLERILGYLLDENELLSPYGVRSLSRVHLEHPFVFEHPGGRDMVRYTPGVSDTIMFGGNSNWRGPVWFPVNYLLVEALKRYHHFYRDTLRVECPRGSGRMCNLREAAEQIEARLARLFLPDATGRRPCHGGSARYRDDPHFRDLVLFHEFFHGDDGRGLGASHQTGWTALAANIIERVAWARAR; translated from the coding sequence ATGAGCAACGCCGAGCGCCGGCGCATCGACGAGGACGCGCGGCAGGAGCGTGACTGGCGGCGGTTCGGCCCGTACCTGGCGGAGCGGCAGTGGGGCACGGTGCGCGAAGACTACTCGGCCGCCGGGACCTGCTGGGACTACTTTCCGCACGACCATGCACGCAGCCGCGTCTATCGATGGGGCGAGGATGGCCTGCTCGGCTTTACCGATCGCGAGTGCCGGCTCTGCTTCAGTGTCGCGCTGTGGAACGGCCGCGACCCGATCCTCAAGGAACGCCTCTTCGGGCTGACCGGGCCGCAGGGCAACCATGGCGAGGACGTCAAGGAGCTCTATTACTACCTGGATGCGACCCCGACATTCTCGTACTTCGCGATGCTCTACAAGTACCCGCAGGGCGAGTACCCCTACGATCGCCTGGTGCGCGAAAGCGGCCGCCGCAGCCGGTCCGATCCGGAGTTCGAGATCGAAGACACCGGCGTGTTCGACGAGTCGCGCTACTTCGACGTGCACGCCGAGTTCGCCAAGGCCAGCCCAGACGACATCCTGATCCGGCTCACCTGTTCGAACCGCGGTCCCGATGCGGCGTCCCTGCACCTCCTGCCGCAGGTCTGGCTGCGCAATACCTGGAGCTGGGGACGGACGGGCGAGGGCTACTGGCCGCGCGGCCGCATCGCGCGCGCGACGCCGCAAGCGCTCGCGATCGAGCACCCGTCGCTCGGCCGCTTCGAACTCGCCTGTGCGCCGGCAGATTCGCCCGAGTGGCTGTTCACCGACAATGAGACGAACGACGAGCTTCTCTTCGGCGCTCCCGCCGCCAGCCCCTTCGTCAAGGACGCGTTCCATCGGCGGGTCATCGCGGGCGCCACCGGGGCGGTGAATCCGGCGGGCGAGGGGACCAAGGCAGCCGCCTGGTACCGGCTGAAGATCGCGGCGGGAGAGAGCGCCGTGGTGCGCCTGCGGCTCGGCCCGAAAGCGGTCATCGAATCGTCGTTCGACGCTGTGTTCGAAACGCGGCGTGCGGAGGCCGACGCGTATCACCGCGCGCACCGCGATGCGCCGCTCACCGACGAGGAACGACGCGTGGTGCGCCAGGCGGACGCCGGCCTGATGGCATCGAAGCAGTACTACGGATACGCGGTGGCGGAGTGGCTCGACGGCGACCCGGCGCAACCCACGCCGCCCGCGCAGCGCCTTCGCGGCAGGAACACCGGCTGGCGCACGCTGCAGGCACGTGACCTGCTCGCCATGCCCGACAAGTGGGAGTATCCGTGGTTTGCGGCCTGGGACAGCGCCTTTCACTGCGTGGCGATGGCGCGGATCGACCCGCTGTTCGCCAAGGAGCAGATCCTCCTGCTCGGCCTCGAGCGCTACATGCACCCGAATGGACAGATGCCGGCCTATGAGTTTGCGTTCGACGATGCCAACCCGCCCGTGCACGCGTGGGCGGCATGGCGGGTCTACCAGCTCGCCGCCGAGCGCGGCTACGGCAAGGACCGGGGCTTCCTGGAGCGTGCCTTCCACAAATGCCTCGTGAATTTCACCTGGTGGGTCAACCGCAAGGACACCGACGAGGACAACCTGTTCACCGGCGGCTTCCTCGGCCTCGACAACATCGGGGTGTTCGACCGTTCCAGGCCGCTGCCCGGCGGCGGCACGCTCGAACAGGCCGACGCCACCGCCTGGATGGCGTTCTACTGCACCACGATGCTCGCGATGGCGCTCGAGCTCTCGCGCGAGAATCGCGCCTACGCCGACATCGCCTTCAAGTTCTTCGAGCACTTCCTCGCCATCGCGCGTGCGATGAACGAACTGGGCGGCAGCGGGCTCTGGCACGAGGGCGACGGCTTCTATTACGACCAGGTGCGGGTGAACGGGAACTCGATCCCGCTCGAGATCCGCTCGATGGTCGGGCTGATCCCGCTTTTCGCGGTCGAGACGCTGCAGGAGGAGGATTTCAGCCGGCTGCCGCGCTTTCGCGACCGGCTGGAGAGCTTTCTCGCGCAGAACAGGGATCTCGCGGCGACCATCGCCTGCATGCACCCGGATTCCGCGGCGCAACACCGGTTGCTGGCCATTCCGCCACGGCCCCGCCTCGAGAGGATCCTCGGCTACCTGCTGGATGAGAACGAACTGCTCTCGCCCTACGGCGTGCGCTCGCTCTCGCGGGTGCACCTCGAGCACCCGTTCGTGTTCGAACACCCCGGCGGACGCGACATGGTCCGCTACACGCCGGGTGTTTCCGACACCATCATGTTCGGTGGCAACTCCAACTGGCGCGGGCCGGTCTGGTTTCCGGTCAACTACCTCCTGGTCGAGGCGCTCAAGCGCTACCACCACTTCTACCGGGATACGCTCCGGGTCGAATGCCCCAGGGGCTCGGGCCGCATGTGCAACCTGCGCGAGGCGGCCGAGCAAATCGAGGCGCGGCTCGCCCGGCTGTTCCTCCCGGATGCCACCGGCCGGCGGCCCTGCCATGGCGGCAGCGCCCGCTATCGCGACGATCCGCACTTTCGCGACCTGGTCCTCTTTCACGAGTTCTTCCACGGCGATGACGGTCGCGGGCTCGGTGCCAGTCACCAGACCGGCTGGACGGCACTGGCCGCCAATATCATCGAGCGCGTCGCCTGGGCGCGCGCGCGATGA